One window of the Sphaerochaeta associata genome contains the following:
- a CDS encoding transglutaminase domain-containing protein produces MESEEANQYLRPTLLLDYDNPEIKALVQQKGWHSLGSRSAQIDAVYTFVRDEILYGYSRSFSISGSHVLTTGYGNCLTKTTLLMTLLRAIGVPCRMKASMMDKVLHRGLLGPLAYRLSPDFLYHGWVNMLYNGKWIEIGGHIVDRPYLQKLQAKYPDYMGSFYGYGIAVLNFRNPPIRWEEGDTFIQSKARAGTLGTYDDPDSFFAEYPEAQQRTHGICYQKILRPTLNKSIARLRER; encoded by the coding sequence GTGGAATCTGAAGAAGCAAATCAATACCTTCGTCCTACGTTGCTGCTCGACTATGACAACCCTGAGATAAAAGCCCTTGTACAGCAGAAAGGCTGGCATAGCCTCGGTTCACGATCAGCACAGATTGATGCTGTGTATACGTTTGTAAGGGATGAGATTCTCTATGGATATTCCAGGAGCTTTTCCATCAGCGGTTCACACGTGCTTACGACAGGGTATGGCAACTGCCTGACCAAAACCACATTGCTCATGACGCTGCTCAGGGCAATAGGTGTCCCCTGCCGCATGAAGGCAAGCATGATGGACAAGGTCCTCCATCGCGGCCTTCTGGGTCCACTGGCCTATCGCCTCAGCCCTGATTTCCTCTACCATGGGTGGGTGAACATGCTGTACAACGGCAAGTGGATTGAGATCGGGGGACACATCGTCGATCGTCCCTATCTGCAAAAGCTCCAGGCAAAGTACCCCGACTACATGGGCAGTTTCTACGGCTATGGCATTGCTGTTTTGAACTTCCGCAACCCTCCGATCCGCTGGGAGGAAGGGGATACCTTCATCCAGAGCAAGGCTCGTGCAGGTACGCTGGGGACCTATGACGACCCGGACAGTTTTTTTGCTGAGTATCCAGAAGCACAACAAAGGACACATGGCATTTGTTATCAGAAGATTCTCAGACCTACTTTGAATAAGTCCATAGCAAGGCTGAGGGAACGTTAG
- a CDS encoding shikimate dehydrogenase family protein — protein sequence MDRKTSLQALMKGPLSPLYFCIGSPVVGNPTQHMMETAFDALGYSGRYLTIEVDPEELEPSIWGLLAMRFQGGNVTAPFKQEVLTYLDELTESASLCDAVNCITRKEDGTYVGDNTDGKGFLQSLVEIAPDLKKRKVVVFGSGGAASAIVTELALYGVRQVMVVNRTLAHSKKLVTNLEGISKTVLGYEPWERTYQIRENDLVVVQATSVGLFAPHECINVAFAPDLNNVIACDVVFNPVETAFLKKAKLAGCKTLDGLGMLVNQGAIAVKLWTDRDPDRALMRASLEEAFAVC from the coding sequence ATGGATAGGAAAACAAGTCTACAGGCTCTCATGAAAGGACCGCTTTCCCCGTTGTACTTTTGCATCGGCAGTCCCGTGGTGGGTAATCCAACCCAGCATATGATGGAAACAGCCTTCGATGCTCTCGGCTATTCGGGCAGGTACCTGACCATCGAAGTGGACCCCGAAGAGTTGGAACCCAGTATATGGGGGCTGTTGGCGATGCGTTTTCAAGGTGGAAACGTAACCGCACCATTCAAGCAAGAAGTGCTCACCTATCTCGATGAACTTACTGAAAGTGCCAGCCTGTGTGACGCGGTGAACTGCATCACGCGCAAGGAGGACGGTACCTACGTCGGGGACAACACCGACGGCAAGGGCTTTCTGCAATCACTGGTCGAGATTGCCCCCGATCTGAAGAAGCGCAAGGTCGTGGTGTTCGGAAGCGGAGGGGCCGCCTCGGCAATCGTCACCGAATTGGCCCTGTACGGTGTTCGACAGGTCATGGTGGTCAACCGCACCCTTGCCCACAGCAAAAAACTGGTAACCAACCTGGAGGGAATTTCCAAGACCGTTCTTGGCTATGAACCTTGGGAACGAACCTACCAGATACGGGAGAACGATCTGGTGGTGGTACAGGCCACCAGTGTTGGCTTGTTTGCACCTCATGAGTGCATCAACGTGGCCTTTGCCCCCGACTTGAACAACGTCATCGCCTGCGATGTCGTGTTCAATCCCGTGGAGACGGCGTTTTTGAAGAAGGCCAAGCTGGCAGGATGTAAAACCCTCGACGGGCTGGGTATGCTGGTCAACCAAGGAGCCATCGCAGTAAAGCTCTGGACGGACAGGGACCCAGACCGGGCTTTGATGCGTGCAAGCCTGGAAGAAGCGTTTGCTGTGTGCTGA
- the nusG gene encoding transcription termination/antitermination protein NusG, with translation MNYYFIACRTGGEEKVRAHLNKFFTRELGEVHDVFIFIPMRRMIDRCKGKKIMTDHPILPGYLLVSSEEDLANFSLDVHRLPGCYGFLHNLDKTIELKGPDHEYAAWIMHNKGTIKPSKVVYKQGEPIKVVEGPLKDFMGTIISVDYRHSRVMVEFQFADVIRKVSMPVEFIQPDKENYDLD, from the coding sequence ATGAACTACTACTTCATTGCATGTAGAACCGGCGGGGAAGAGAAAGTCCGGGCTCACTTGAACAAGTTCTTCACCAGAGAGCTGGGTGAGGTGCATGATGTGTTCATCTTCATCCCCATGCGCCGCATGATCGACCGGTGCAAGGGAAAGAAGATAATGACCGACCACCCCATACTTCCCGGCTACCTGCTGGTCTCCAGTGAAGAGGACCTTGCAAATTTCTCACTCGATGTGCATCGGCTTCCCGGTTGCTACGGCTTTCTCCACAACCTGGACAAAACCATTGAGCTCAAGGGACCAGACCATGAGTATGCCGCTTGGATCATGCACAACAAGGGGACGATCAAGCCGTCGAAGGTGGTCTACAAGCAAGGAGAGCCGATCAAGGTGGTGGAAGGACCGTTGAAGGACTTTATGGGAACGATCATCTCGGTCGACTACCGTCATAGTAGGGTGATGGTGGAGTTCCAGTTCGCCGATGTCATCCGCAAGGTGAGCATGCCCGTTGAGTTCATTCAGCCCGACAAGGAGAACTACGATCTGGACTGA
- a CDS encoding polysaccharide biosynthesis protein has protein sequence MKRSDVQASGNSEVNVGGSVRNRIQRQLLLMGIDAVLLVLCSMVSMWIVFTSYDATVVLFTVIASMILLLSLSLTRFYLIRVSEGSLDLVNRAFAGFLLPSLVSILIPLFLESIHSYWIPYFIVFWGSSFLTMLGVRFAYRGFRTYYTKQTHNNNPRTVIYGAGELGNALVRQYQRGKLPYHISAFIDDNASLKGTYLLGIKVWGTIDDMAETLIQVRAKVLIIAITHIDQERMLKAVDAAKELGVDIKVIPSLFEMQQGAKEMDLRNLDYGDLLGRPLISIEKEPIMRMVVQKRVLVTGAGGSIGSEICKQLLSYGPSQLILLDIDETELHDLSLRLHNYQKEWSDLIVPVVCDIKNRKKVDRIMEQYRPQLVFHAAAYKHVPLQELYPEEAITTNILGSYAVLKSAKERGVEKVVVISTDKAVNPTNVMGATKRVVELMAGMLNSKETEMVCVRFGNVLGSRGSMLPLFMEQIKAGVPITVTHKDIIRYFMAIPEAVGLVFKAASMAKGGEVMVLDMGQPVRIYDFAQKLVKYYGDGRSQVIVTGLRPGEKLYEELLANKDTTIATEDSLVFKARVSNHELSELTFLNHYLSTFQNGSPQEMLRMLHELVPEFNSPKM, from the coding sequence TTGAAGCGATCGGATGTTCAAGCATCAGGAAATAGCGAGGTGAATGTGGGTGGAAGTGTCAGGAACCGGATTCAGAGACAACTTCTCTTGATGGGTATCGATGCAGTATTGCTGGTCCTGTGCTCCATGGTATCTATGTGGATCGTCTTCACTTCTTATGACGCAACTGTGGTCCTATTCACCGTCATCGCCTCCATGATTCTTCTGCTCTCCCTCTCCTTGACCCGTTTTTACCTCATCCGTGTCAGTGAAGGTTCGCTCGATTTGGTCAACAGGGCGTTTGCAGGGTTTCTGCTTCCTTCCCTTGTTTCCATTCTTATTCCTCTGTTTCTGGAAAGCATCCACTCCTATTGGATCCCCTATTTTATTGTATTCTGGGGCTCGTCCTTCCTTACCATGCTCGGAGTGCGTTTCGCCTACCGCGGCTTTCGGACCTACTATACCAAACAGACCCACAACAACAATCCCCGCACAGTAATCTACGGTGCAGGGGAACTGGGAAACGCCTTGGTGCGCCAGTACCAGCGGGGCAAGCTTCCCTACCATATTTCCGCCTTCATCGATGATAATGCCTCGCTGAAAGGCACCTATCTGTTGGGAATCAAGGTATGGGGTACCATCGACGACATGGCCGAGACGCTCATCCAAGTCCGGGCAAAAGTGCTTATCATCGCCATCACCCACATCGACCAGGAGCGCATGCTCAAGGCCGTCGATGCCGCCAAGGAGCTCGGCGTCGACATAAAGGTCATACCCTCCCTCTTTGAGATGCAGCAGGGGGCCAAGGAGATGGACCTGAGAAACCTCGACTACGGCGACCTCCTGGGCAGGCCCTTGATCAGCATCGAGAAGGAACCGATTATGAGGATGGTCGTACAGAAGCGGGTGCTGGTCACCGGAGCCGGCGGCTCCATCGGCAGTGAGATCTGCAAGCAGCTGTTAAGCTACGGCCCCTCCCAGCTCATTCTTTTGGACATCGATGAGACCGAGCTGCACGACCTGTCCCTGAGGCTGCACAACTACCAGAAGGAGTGGAGCGACCTGATCGTCCCGGTGGTGTGCGACATCAAGAACCGCAAGAAGGTCGACAGGATCATGGAGCAGTACCGTCCTCAGCTGGTCTTCCACGCGGCCGCCTACAAGCACGTGCCGCTGCAGGAGCTCTATCCCGAGGAGGCCATCACGACCAACATCCTTGGCTCCTATGCAGTCCTCAAGAGTGCAAAAGAGAGAGGCGTGGAGAAGGTGGTGGTCATCTCCACCGACAAGGCGGTCAACCCGACGAACGTCATGGGGGCGACCAAGCGCGTGGTCGAGCTCATGGCGGGCATGCTCAACTCCAAGGAGACCGAGATGGTCTGCGTGCGCTTCGGCAACGTATTGGGAAGCAGGGGGAGCATGCTGCCCCTGTTCATGGAGCAGATCAAGGCGGGGGTTCCGATCACCGTCACCCACAAGGACATCATCCGCTACTTCATGGCCATTCCCGAGGCTGTAGGCCTGGTCTTCAAGGCTGCCTCGATGGCAAAGGGCGGGGAGGTCATGGTGCTGGACATGGGCCAGCCGGTGCGCATCTACGACTTTGCCCAGAAACTGGTCAAGTACTACGGCGACGGGCGCAGCCAGGTGATCGTAACCGGCCTCAGGCCCGGCGAGAAGCTCTATGAGGAGCTGTTGGCCAACAAGGACACCACCATAGCCACCGAGGACAGTCTGGTCTTCAAGGCGCGGGTAAGCAACCATGAGCTCTCCGAGCTCACCTTCCTCAACCACTATCTTTCGACCTTCCAAAATGGAAGCCCCCAGGAGATGCTCAGAATGCTGCATGAGCTGGTGCCGGAGTTCAATAGTCCGAAGATGTAG
- a CDS encoding AAA family ATPase, whose product MLSRVYLDNFKSLIDFSFPPQKDAKGIPAFSCLVGLNGCGKSTILQAFGFLAQLPQGRIDSWLETRGWKHEELTSKFTKKTTITFSISLLHQGKSIVWSGTYNKQTIRCTQEKVTEDGKTIFLVQDGKLNIVSPTEISTLPVKDLLYQGSILSVYKFDVLKVPAIGAILDFSQGMKSLELLNPQLIKTRSRAAADVGIGGEKLTAFFHGLSFEQKKTILTQLQEFYPQVTSILSSSLRAGWKTITVSESFDTGNKNRLETETTHLNDGMLRILTIITQMQTSHTCLLLDEIENGINPELVERLMDYLVSSNKQVIVTTHSPMVLNYLDDQVAKDGIFLVYRNAAGYTRCGRYFQSNRTREKLRLLGPGEVFVDTTMQEVSSDLEHEIT is encoded by the coding sequence ATGCTTAGCAGAGTGTATCTTGATAATTTCAAGTCTCTTATAGATTTTTCATTTCCGCCGCAAAAGGATGCCAAAGGCATTCCAGCGTTCTCATGCCTTGTTGGGCTGAATGGTTGCGGTAAATCCACAATCCTGCAGGCATTCGGTTTTCTTGCTCAGCTTCCCCAAGGACGCATAGATTCCTGGCTTGAAACGCGTGGTTGGAAACACGAAGAGCTTACCAGCAAATTTACCAAGAAAACCACCATTACGTTCAGCATCTCTTTATTGCATCAAGGGAAATCAATAGTTTGGAGCGGTACATACAATAAGCAAACCATCCGATGTACCCAGGAAAAGGTGACAGAAGATGGCAAAACCATCTTTTTGGTTCAAGATGGCAAATTGAACATAGTGAGTCCGACAGAAATTTCTACGCTTCCCGTAAAAGACCTGCTCTATCAAGGGTCCATTCTCAGTGTGTATAAGTTTGATGTGCTGAAAGTTCCCGCCATCGGTGCCATTCTGGATTTTTCTCAAGGAATGAAGTCTTTGGAGCTCCTCAATCCTCAATTGATTAAAACCCGCAGTAGAGCAGCCGCCGACGTGGGTATCGGGGGAGAAAAGCTTACTGCCTTTTTCCATGGGCTTTCCTTCGAACAAAAGAAAACAATCCTTACGCAACTGCAGGAATTTTACCCACAGGTGACATCCATTCTCTCATCCTCTCTCAGAGCTGGTTGGAAGACCATCACAGTAAGTGAATCATTCGATACCGGCAACAAGAACCGACTGGAAACCGAAACAACCCATCTTAATGATGGAATGCTGAGAATCCTGACTATCATCACACAGATGCAAACAAGCCATACATGCCTGTTGCTTGATGAAATCGAAAATGGAATCAACCCGGAATTGGTTGAACGCTTGATGGATTATTTGGTAAGCAGCAACAAACAGGTGATTGTCACTACACACAGCCCTATGGTTCTCAACTATCTGGACGACCAAGTAGCCAAGGATGGCATTTTCCTTGTCTACCGAAATGCAGCCGGATATACCCGCTGTGGTCGTTATTTCCAAAGCAATCGCACTAGGGAAAAACTCAGGTTGCTGGGTCCGGGAGAAGTATTTGTCGATACAACCATGCAAGAGGTGTCCTCTGATTTGGAGCATGAGATCACATGA